In Chloroflexota bacterium, the genomic stretch CGGCCGGCTTTCCGGGATCGGGTCCTGGATCGGCTGGGGTCGCCTGTGGTCATTGACTACGTCCGCCTCAACATGGTCGCGAGTCGCCGATGACCGCAAAGGTGGTCGTTCTTCCGGGCGACGGCATCGGCCCCGAGATAATGCGATCGGGGCTCGAAGTGCTGCACGCCGTTGCTCCGGGTCAATTCGAATTTGAGGAACACGCTTTCGGCGGCGCCGCGATCGACGCGACCGGGACCGCGCTCACCGAAGAGACCCTCTCGGCCTGCCGCAGCGCCGACGCCGTGCTGCTTGGCGCCGTGGGCGGACCGAAGTGGGATACCACCGACCCGAACACGCCACGACCAGAACAGGGCCTGCTCGGCGTGCGCCAGGGACTCGATCTGTTCGCGAACCTGCGCCCGGTTCGGCCGGTGCCGGCGCTCTATGACGCAAGCCCGCTCAAGCGCGCGGTGATCGAGCGTACGGACCTGATGGTCGTTCGCGAGCTCACCGGCGGGATCTACTTCGGTGAGAAAACGCGTACCGACGCACGCGCGTCGGACGATTGCGTCTACACCACGGACGAGATCGAACGGATCGCGAGAGTGGGATTCCGCACCGCCCGCTCGCGCGTGACCAGCGTCGATAAGGCAAACGTGCTCGAGACCTCAAGGCTGTG encodes the following:
- the leuB gene encoding 3-isopropylmalate dehydrogenase; this encodes MTAKVVVLPGDGIGPEIMRSGLEVLHAVAPGQFEFEEHAFGGAAIDATGTALTEETLSACRSADAVLLGAVGGPKWDTTDPNTPRPEQGLLGVRQGLDLFANLRPVRPVPALYDASPLKRAVIERTDLMVVRELTGGIYFGEKTRTDARASDDCVYTTDEIERIARVGFRTARSRVTSVDKANVLETSRLWREVVHEVHGKEFPNIELEHVLVDTAAMRLLAAPRHFDVILTDNMFGDILSDEAAMLTGSIGLLPSASLGESRPGLFEPVHGSAPDIAGTGAANPLAMILSVALMLRRGLDLEAEALAIESAVDKALAEGLRTPDLGGDATTAQATGAVLKYL